ataatttaaaaaaaaaaaataaaaataaaaaaaaagcgtAGGGTATACTTCAGTATCGTTGCATTTGTTTCTCTTACACCGGGGAAAAAGATATCGTAATTTTTACAGAAACAGATTTTCAAGCAGATGTTAACTCGTATTACATGGAAAGAGAATCGAGTGTGTAAAGTAACGTGGTTAGAAGCGTTCGAACCTTTGGATTTCCTAAGATCGATTGGGCACTTTGTAAAAGGCATTTATCGAAGTGGCCAATTTCTTTTCGCTTTCTCCAGCAGCTACCCTGAGGGGATCAACGGCGGATACTATTCCGGGGGGCTGCCCGTTCAGCAGGCGCATTCAACGACTCCTCACGATTCTGCACCCCCACCTCCTGGTGGGCATTCCGTcgtcggcggcggtggtggtgggggtggTGGCGGACCGAACTCCTCTGCAGGCGGTGCAGGCGCCGGGGGTCCGACAGGCCCTACGGGTCCAACGGTAGGCGGCGGTGGGGCTGGAGGCCCTGCTTCAGCTCCTCCTACTGCTGGATTAACCGGTATACCACACAGCATAGTGAGCGAGCCTGACCCCCGGCCAAGCCCACCTGCACCGAGCCCTCGTTGACCTTGAACCCCCGACGTCCACTCCAGCACCACCCTCCGATCTaatttcccttagccattcacACACGACCTCCGACGACAAATGGCCGATTGACTAACGTGTGTCGTGCACGATGTGCCCCAAAAAATATGTCCGCTGCTTCCGAGGAACTCGAGGGAATCCATCCTTGagaaagagtgaaagagagaacgGGGGGTAGGCGGGAAGAGAGAAAGTAAGGGAGTGAAAAAGTGAGaatgagagggagagaaagagcgagGCTGTCTGGTTGCTGCGTGCGTGCAACGTGTACACGTGTTTACGTACGTCAGTGTTGCGTGCATGCCCGTGTGTATGTCGAGCTTGAGTCTGCGTTTGGTGGGCTCCTGGAATAGTGCATTTGATGTAACATTGTGACCAAACCAAATACAGTTGGGCAGTAATGATGACGGCTTATTATAAAATGTCGTGACTATGGAGGAAATAACACACGATGGGTAAGAATTCTCTGTGtcgtaattttgtataaatcaCTTCGTATTTAACCGCACGTGACGGACAACGAGAACGGAAAAAACGATATttcatgtttcttctttttttttctcttcctatTAAAGTTCAAACTCGAGATCAGTTCTTCCTTCGAATACCTGCAGCATCGAGAAGTACATTGGCTAGTCATAGAGTACAAATTAAACATGGTTGATGTTGAAACATCTGGCACTTAGCTAAAAAAAGCATGTTGAAGCGAATTTTTAGCCTAAATGTGCGTGCAAGTTTTATCGATGCTATGCTTCTTCCTGTCGATAGGTCGTGAGGCGTAAGGAACAACTgttgtagaatttttaatttcgaactcgtATTAGTTTCATTTGTAATCTTGCGGAACAATGATTTTTAATACTCCATATACGTCTGCACTTAATACAAATAAAACAAATCTTTCTTTGCTGAACAGGTATGTTATGTTTTAATTCATGCTCTTTCACTTGCAACATGGAATCAACATGTTTTTAGCAAGTCATGCATTATTTTGCCACACTGTATTTGGATTCGCGCATGCTATTTTAGTTCTTGTTTCTAAAAGAATCATACTTCCGAGAGCATATATAATTTGGTAACACCAATAACATTGACaaactttgtttctttcgtGGACGTTGTAACTCTCAATGTtggtatattatattaaaacagAAATGTAGCTGCTCACAAATACATTTTTATGTTTCACTTGAGATCATGAAAATGCTGCGTACATGATAAAACCGTGATAAAAAAATGTCAGTAATATATCTTATCTGTGGTAAAGTGGACAAAGGtaacaaaaattgtgaaaaaatgtaTGTAACCGTTGGGGCATTCTCGAACGTGGTATTCACTATGTCGTTGGTAGTACCGAGTAGaactttgtaaaaattgaatgcCTTTATCGTATTTTTAAATGTCGATATCAATGCAGTAGACGTATTTCAATTGCCTTACATATTCGTGTATAATTAAAGTAAGGTTTGTTTGTCTTCAGATACCAGTTGATCAATGAAATGTACTAACAAACTTCGAAGGAGACAGTGTTCATGAAAAGGAAGGAAAAGTTCCCGGTAAACGTAATTTTAGAAATCttgattattaaaaattgttctaaGTTTTCATGTACTTTGCAATGGATTTCAGGTAAATATGGACAACCGATGTTTAAGTTACAGAAATATAATCTTTTGCATTAGATgctattttttttatatgtacTAAGAGTGATAGTAGATGAAAGATATATTTCTGAATGGGGCAACTTATATAGATATTTGTTTACCAAGACTGTTTTCCTCCTTTTTACGAATACTATACACCTTTAAAAATTTATTGGTATCGATTGAATCTTAATGCGCGAGTGTATAGTAAAATAAGTTGCTTTAATAATCTGAGGAatatgttattttttattttgtggcATCTATTTTTGTACTTCTTTCGAATTACATTCATGAATGCCTTAACGTTTTGTAAACAAATGCAGCATCTTCATCTGAAGtttaaattcgtattgtaatagGTAACATAATGTAATAGGTATTCTTGTGTTTCCGACGAAAAAAATCCACTTATTGtttcaatgaaaaaatatacctatcgGTTAGCAGTCTTTAAGCGAGTGAGATTGTGAacggaagaaagagaaagaaagtaagAGTACACGAGCGAAAGGTAGAACGAACAGAAACAAGTTTTATTAATTGATAATTATAATATGATTAATTATTGTATTAAGTAAAGTAATGCGATGTTACGAACACTTGAATATATTATCGAAAGATAAatcattaaaaaagaaaagaaaatggaaaattttttgagaaaaattattaaaagcgatgataataagtaaataaaaaaaaaaaagaagagtacGAAAGATCTATTTTAGAGACACACATATCTATTCGGTTCTTTTTTATATGATTTCAATATAACTACAGGTTACCGGAATGGCGATGGTCattgatttttattatataattccAAAATTGATAAGAGCGGTCGTGAAGCGTTGAACTGAACACATTGTGTATCCGTATTTTCGCAGGAACACAAATTGCGAGAAGTGATATGTATAGACAATtaattttctactctcagtggTCGATATGccagataaaaaaaatgtttcgttgttatttaaaattgttcggatgagaaaaaaaatagactGAATCGTTTGGTATTCATCGATGCCTCTGGGATGCACCTTACACGAGCTTTTTGCTTTGAAGCTTTTAAGCGAATGAAAAACCATTCCAACTGATGTAGAGATCAGATTACCAAGCAACACTTGATCGATAATACGAGGCGATGTaggagtgagcgagagagcgatcgagagagcgagcgagcgagagagagagcaagaaagaacgagcgagcgagagagagagagaaagagagaaacgaaaaaacgtaaAGCATCACAGACACATACAGCGTGACAGAGATGacattatacatttttaaatagaatacgCTACGTACACAAATACTAGAGGTACGTCTGTCGTGTGACGAGATGGTCCAGGAAGCTGCATGCTTATTTAGAGGACTCTATAGAGGTGAGGACCAGCTCGTCTTTGCACAGTCGTACCAGTACATAACGTAGAAACATTAtacatactttttttttcaagaatattATTACTTATAAATACATCATTATATataaagagagaacgagagcgagcgagagaattTTGACGAGTGAAGAAGAGACGCTACTCTAATGAAGAAGACAGAGTTGTTCTTATATAGTTTTAATTGTGAAAAGAGGCAAATTAATGTGAGGGTTCATGAACCAATATCTACCCACTTAATTACCAACTAGCCAGCAACATGAAGCCTCCTTTTCCTCACCCCCTCTTCCCACAAGAAATAACGTGGGTTCTGATGCTGTGGGATTACAAAAAAAACTCACATATTCATTCATCTGTTTTTAATCAGTTGTTCTCATacgaatattatatatattatatattatatatatatagaatataatgtatattctatatatattatatatatatagaaagagagagagagagagagagagaatcgtttttttttttatcaaaatggCGCCAAAACACCTTCATTTTACAAAAAGAAGCAAACTGACAAAGAAAAGCCACATGATGAAAATTGAAGGTGGTAAAAACAGCaacattaatattataattaataataattataataaatacaatatttgtacaataatcaACGGTGCTGTGGTGGATGCTGTAGGTCTAAAACTGCGATATCCTGTTCACCTATCCTGACCTGTTTGTAATAATTCGTAGCATATAAACAAACGATCGGGGAGATTTTACAAGTCCACAATCTCTAAAATACAACGGTGTCGACGTTCCGTTATTTATTTCCTTCGATTCGTTGTGACGATCAAGGAGATGAGTATAATGAATTCTTGATAAGTTCCTAATGCCAAATACAGCACATACTGCGATTATTACTTGTCTTATGTatcgttttaaaaaaatatccaaaTGTTAAGCCCTTGAATAACAAAAGCGTTCACGTGAACGCTTCGCGAATTCGATTCAGTCAGGTGGCAGAACCCTACGAACATACTGtcgcaattatttattttacattctttCCGGTAAGCTCGAACCAAGTTGAATCACAGGTATTCGACAACATCGTGGCAGCGCGCAATTgttgtcgataatcgatattgaGCTGTGTCACGTCAAAGAGCCGCCATGGACTCTCATATGCCTGTTGAGATTGCCGCTTTGACTGAACCTCAGCAGACACAGCTTACACTGGTACGGTTTTTCGCCAGAGTGAATGCGAAGATGCTTCGTTAATGTAGAGCTATCCGAGAATGCTTTCTTGCAGAAACGACATCTGGAAATGGAGAGTTGCCAGTTGAAAGGTAAATCGGTTTAAAAAATGCAATATTACGTTTGATATAACTGCGTGCTACAATTATCAAATTTTCGGTAGATTACGAATGTCTGTATTGTGGCTCACTCTATCCTACGAGTACCAGATTAACCTTGTGTTCGTTTGTACTACCGAAAAACATCACATGTATCATTGGTGGTATTCATAGGCGGGGAACATATTAACCTATTCACTTAGAGTttacataaatttaaaaaaaaagattagTAATTTTATCGCGCTACGTAATATAATCGAATATTGGAATTTTCTATTGCTGTTTTAGTTGTGCGAAACAAAATGCAAAAGCTCCTGGTAacgattatatgtatatatatacattacggaaaataattcaaatgaaGCACATAACGGTGTAAAACTCACCTGTATGGACGTTCCCCTGAATGTGTTCTCATGTGTGTCGTTACAGAACTGCTCTGCGAAAATCTTCGATCGCACACAGGACATCGAAACGGTTTTTCTCCGGAATGAGTTCTTGCATGGGCAGTTAAATTCGCGGCTTGACTAAATGCCTTCGAACACGCGTGACACCTtaaagaaatgtatatttttaaatgtcTCTCGCAAATTCACAATAGtaagatgaaaaaagaaaacaatgtgTTAATGTTATAAGtcgataaaatttgaattttgcgGTTTCGCGATTGGAAGACTCGTTTCGATATATCGATCTGTCGAGTGTATCGGGCGATTATTCGTTGGCACTATCTAAAGGATAGTACGTTTGAACGAACGCTTTCCTTAAGTAcgtaaaatgttatttatatttaggaaaatagaaaatacgagTGACGTGGTACACTGTTATAAACAAATACTGCTTCGTGGAAATGACAACAAGTAACAGGTAAGACGGAACAATTTCTCTGTCTAATTCTGTTCAATGTTCAAATATTGCAATTGTTATGAATACGTATTCGAAAGGaaacaattattcgaattgtttATAACAATTACGGTAAGTCTTGTTTGAAAGAAACTGAAGCGTAGGTTGAGTTActaattttaaacgaacgaacgtgtcaattatacatatttagtcaaaattaatttgaattagAAGTTCAAAGTATTGAACTTAACCTACACTAATGTGAAAAATAGTACATTTGTGAGCGATAACcgattgaaagaaatatttctcgtaAGTATCAACGATGATATTGAttataatcaatttttaattgATACTTACGAATAAGTATGTATCAAATTTTAGTCCAGACGACAAATTTCAAATGTTAACCATAGCAAATCCGTTCAATTTACAAGCAGCAATATTTTCGAttgcaataatatttataactatGCTGGCCCGCACGTTGAGATTCATCGAATAAAATACGTTGGTACAGATTGCTCCGGATGACAAccgtttttaatttataaaataaaaacatacTTTTGCAGGAGGTGGTCAATTATTTTTGAAGACGATTGAaaagtataattataaaaaatttcgaTATTACTTCACACTTTAGAAATACAACAACAAAGTTAAGATTTTCGTCTAAAAATGAAGGGTTCTCATTCTTCACAATTGCACGAAATGTTTGTATTCAGTAGACTACTAAATTCCGGATTTACATTATTGTGCACACCGCCGTGTTCAATATATCCGAAATTACACATAACACGTTTTTCACCTATAAACAACCGCTTAACTAAATGTTTGATCAGGTGAGAGAAAAGTTCTTTCTATCAGAACGAGAAGCAAAGGTTTCCCAAGTCGAATCACTTTTAATCCCGAGTACAATTTTCTCTAAAGAGGTGCTCAACTTACACGCGCGAACGAGACACCGAGTTTTCTGTATCGAATAAGATCTATATTTTGTAACTCAGGGAGATTTGAGTCTCGACTCGAGTTTTTATATCGATGCTTCGTTATTTACTTCTTTTCAGAGCGTGTAAATAATTTGTAAGCGTCGTAAATACGCAAACAACCTCGGTTATCGAATTCCATATATTACTACgcgacaaataaaaaatatctttcCCGTTTCAATTTTCACTCGACTAAGATCAGAACTTGTATCGATCGAACATTTCTGAGCGATAATTGGATTACACCCGTCACTAACCTAAACGGTTTCTCCCCAGAGTGGGTTCTGAGATGCGTCTTCAAGGTGCTAGGTCGCGCATACGATTTGCCGCAGATTCTGCAGAGGTTAGGTCTGCCATTGTCGTCGGACGTAACTGGGTTTCCAGTGGCGCCTATGCACAGCGCATGCTCGCTCGACAATTGCAACCTGGAATGGCCGTGTGTAGGGGGATGAGAATGCGGATGGGTGCTGGTGCCGATCAGGCTATTGGCCGGGGGTTGATTCACCCTCGTCTGTTGCTCCACGGGATTATACTGCTGGGCGGGACTTAACAGAGGTTCCACGCCCCATGCCGACGAATAGCTCTGCTCGTATCTACGCACACACACGCAAACTTGTGAATAACTCTGCTCTTACACCCCTTCGAGAGCGCGCTTCTTTGGGCAGGCAAAATGGCGAGGAGTTGTCTTGCTTTTTCAAGAGACTGCAAATTGGTCTGTAATTTATAGATTGTTTCAAATAATTCGTGTACCGCGAACGTTTATATCGTGCAATAAATTATCGACGATTATGATGACAATGGTGCGAGTATACCGGTTAAAATTAATAGAGCAGTAGTTGTCAACCAATCGCTCGCCGCAACGAATTATATCTTCATATAATATCAAAGTAcggttattttatttcgaaaatttatttttttttatatttgttatttatcaTTTATCAATATAGTAGTATAGTATACGATGTTTTTGCCATTCAACAAATAATTGGTGCCGGTGACGCGAATTGTAGAAGCTATTAATTGGTTTTTATAGTAGATTTGGATGTAAATTTGAAGTATTGATGAGTGCAAACTATTTAGATACTTGTATTATCCGATatattatgtaatttaatatttcaaaaaagaATCTTCTATAAAAGTGGTTGAACCCTTGTTAGAAATCGTCATCAGTAACtggtaagaaaatattaatatgatactcatttaataattaaaagttTAT
The Ptiloglossa arizonensis isolate GNS036 chromosome 3, iyPtiAriz1_principal, whole genome shotgun sequence genome window above contains:
- the LOC143144178 gene encoding uncharacterized protein LOC143144178 translates to MEFLQNHHAVNTSEPPYTLGTGSVGNIEATIPSGLCTGPLGVLSSEDTLTDNQNEETLGALQGTLRLQDLQNSPEDIGGDQNHQIQNSGQNQVVSEFGASFWVDDMAGFPLPPLDLDPLPPGLFSPCSGTYNWGCTRGECAPRPGNVNGEGVADVLLSLKHAVVHPGSPTGGYYTTGGSSHHYSQDYTQNLGPPVPPTHYTTTPAMSVNVSMNMTMNMNMHSGYEQSYSSAWGVEPLLSPAQQYNPVEQQTRVNQPPANSLIGTSTHPHSHPPTHGHSRLQLSSEHALCIGATGNPVTSDDNGRPNLCRICGKSYARPSTLKTHLRTHSGEKPFRCHACSKAFSQAANLTAHARTHSGEKPFRCPVCDRRFSQSSSVTTHMRTHSGERPYRCRFCKKAFSDSSTLTKHLRIHSGEKPYQCKLCLLRFSQSGNLNRHMRVHGGSLT